One segment of Cynocephalus volans isolate mCynVol1 chromosome 8, mCynVol1.pri, whole genome shotgun sequence DNA contains the following:
- the LOC134383251 gene encoding dnaJ homolog subfamily B member 6-like: protein MANYYKVLGVPQNASSSVIKKAYHQLALQVHPDKNPENKEAAEEKFREVAEAYEVLSDAKKRSDYDKSRENRTKRGNRGDGSRDKNHLEEELCFERPCHVFRNVCEDEDLFSRDYFSMGHMGSPRRFHSFFDVTPILDTGFSTFVSLGFRSSPTTSETCVPFVSSGMGTFRLVTTCSQIVNGKRVVTKKVVENVRGKIEE, encoded by the coding sequence ATGGCGAATTACTACAAAGTACTAGGGGTGCCTCAAAATGCTTCCTCCTCCGTTATTAAGAAGGCTTATCACCAGTTGGCTCTACAGGTACATCCAGACAAGAACCCAGAGAACAAGGAGGCAGCTGAGGAGAAATTCAGAGAAGTAGCAGAGGCCTATGAAGTCCTGTCTGATGCCAAGAAACGCAGTGACTATGACAAGTCTAGAGAGAACCGCACCAAAAGGGGAAATAGAGGAGATGGCAGCAGAGACAAAAACCATTTGGAGGAGGAACTGTGCTTTGAGAGGCCATGCCACGTCTTTCGGAATGTCTGTGAAGATGAGGACCTCTTCTCAAGAGATTATTTTTCCATGGGCCACATGGGCAGCCCCAGGAGATTCCATTCCTTCTTTGATGTGACCCCCATACTGGACACAGGGTTTTCCACTTTTGTATCTTTGGGCTTCAGGTCAAGTCCCACTACCTCTGAGACATGTGTGCCCTTTGTAAGCAGTGGAATGGGAACCTTCAGACTGGTTACCACTTGTAGCCAGATAGTGAATGGCAAGAGAGTTGTTACAAAGAAAGTGGTAGAAAACGTGAGGGGGAAGATTgaagagtaa